A section of the Flaviflexus equikiangi genome encodes:
- a CDS encoding ABC transporter permease: MWKTAGAPPRWIMIGAVLAVLALCLPIAGMLIDMPWADVPRILSSDVALAALGVSLRTVAVSTIICVVLGVPLALLMSRTTSRWGEVLRVAVTIPMVLPPVVAGLALLSTFGKRKLLGEQLSLLGIDIAFTATAVVMAQVFVAMPFLVTSLEASLRSNRSSHAQIAATLGASPSYVLFHVTFPMMMPALVSGTALAAARCLGEFGATLTFAGSLEGTTRTIPLAIYLQREVDPDTALALALVLLVLAVLVVSVTARGRKVAR; encoded by the coding sequence ATGTGGAAGACTGCTGGTGCACCGCCCCGATGGATCATGATCGGGGCGGTTCTCGCCGTTCTGGCCCTCTGCCTCCCGATCGCCGGGATGCTGATCGACATGCCCTGGGCAGATGTGCCGAGGATCCTCAGCTCCGACGTGGCGCTGGCTGCTTTGGGTGTTTCCCTGCGCACGGTCGCTGTCTCCACGATCATCTGCGTGGTGCTCGGCGTCCCCCTTGCACTCCTCATGTCCCGGACGACGAGCAGGTGGGGAGAGGTTCTGCGTGTGGCCGTGACAATCCCCATGGTGCTGCCCCCGGTGGTTGCGGGTCTCGCCCTGCTGTCCACGTTCGGAAAGCGCAAGCTTCTCGGCGAGCAGCTCTCTCTTCTCGGCATCGATATCGCCTTCACTGCTACCGCGGTGGTGATGGCCCAGGTTTTCGTTGCCATGCCGTTCCTTGTCACCTCTCTCGAAGCCTCCCTCCGCTCGAACAGGTCCTCCCACGCGCAGATCGCCGCCACTCTCGGTGCCTCTCCCAGCTACGTGCTGTTCCACGTCACGTTTCCGATGATGATGCCGGCACTCGTGTCCGGGACAGCTCTGGCGGCGGCCCGCTGTCTCGGCGAGTTCGGGGCAACCTTGACGTTCGCGGGATCCCTCGAAGGGACGACGAGAACGATTCCTCTCGCGATCTATCTGCAGCGCGAAGTCGACCCGGACACGGCCCTGGCGCTCGCCCTCGTGCTCCTCGTCCTCGCCGTCCTCGTCGTCTCCGTGACAGCCCGCGGGCGGAAGGTGGCACGATGA
- the modA gene encoding molybdate ABC transporter substrate-binding protein: MKKLSILLLAGLTLTACSSAGDSTEGERDTTVMVAASMCDLAETVAGEMSGVTTVCSGSADLVAQIEAGAAADILVTANQKTADQIIDAGRGTQLDVIAANELVLVVPAGNPAGVTGFDESMNASDLVVCAPQVPCGDVSSQLAELNGLTLTPVSEEQSVTDVLGKIVSGQGDAGLVYRTDANSAGDAVEIIDIPGAGEVPNTYPLLVIDSDSADDAEQAWIDAFTTGAGRQRMIDSGFTTP, encoded by the coding sequence ATGAAAAAACTCAGCATCCTCCTCCTGGCGGGGCTCACGCTCACAGCATGCTCCAGTGCGGGAGACAGCACCGAGGGGGAGCGTGACACCACCGTCATGGTCGCCGCCTCCATGTGCGATCTCGCCGAAACCGTGGCGGGAGAGATGTCGGGCGTGACGACTGTCTGTTCAGGGTCCGCCGATCTTGTCGCCCAGATCGAGGCGGGCGCCGCTGCCGATATCCTCGTGACCGCGAACCAGAAGACGGCAGATCAGATCATCGACGCAGGACGCGGCACGCAGCTCGATGTCATCGCCGCGAACGAGCTCGTTCTCGTCGTCCCCGCGGGCAACCCTGCGGGTGTGACCGGTTTCGACGAGTCGATGAATGCGTCCGATCTCGTCGTGTGCGCTCCGCAGGTGCCGTGCGGCGATGTGTCGTCGCAGCTCGCCGAGCTCAACGGCCTCACGCTGACCCCGGTGTCCGAGGAGCAGTCCGTGACCGACGTACTCGGCAAGATCGTGTCGGGACAGGGCGATGCTGGCCTCGTCTATCGCACGGACGCGAACAGCGCGGGCGATGCTGTCGAGATCATCGATATTCCCGGCGCAGGCGAAGTCCCCAACACGTATCCCCTGCTCGTCATCGACTCGGACTCGGCGGATGATGCTGAGCAGGCGTGGATCGACGCCTTCACAACGGGTGCCGGCAGGCAGCGGATGATCGATAGCGGGTTCACGACACCGTGA
- a CDS encoding helix-turn-helix domain-containing protein yields MSEYRVKDVARLLGVSDDTVRRWVDDGSLQARKDGNRIRIAGTSVAALALALAEGKAAGDHEVSTRNELAGIVTRIQMDGVMAQVDLQCGIYRVVSLISAEAVREMNIEVGSPATALIKATNVSIKSETLS; encoded by the coding sequence ATGTCAGAATATCGGGTGAAAGATGTGGCGCGTCTTCTCGGCGTCTCGGACGATACGGTGCGTCGCTGGGTCGACGATGGCTCCCTCCAAGCGCGGAAAGACGGAAATCGGATTCGCATTGCCGGCACCTCTGTCGCTGCTCTCGCTCTTGCTCTTGCAGAGGGCAAGGCGGCTGGTGACCACGAGGTGTCGACACGGAACGAGCTTGCCGGGATCGTGACACGAATCCAGATGGACGGGGTGATGGCGCAGGTTGATCTCCAATGCGGGATCTACCGGGTTGTCTCCCTCATCTCCGCCGAGGCGGTGCGGGAGATGAACATCGAGGTCGGCTCCCCGGCAACCGCCCTGATCAAAGCAACCAACGTATCGATCAAGTCGGAGACCCTCTCATGA
- a CDS encoding Rv0909 family putative TA system antitoxin: MSIFDKAKEALNSEKAEQVSDQALDRAEALAKSKAGAEHHDKISGVRDSIDKQVGTE, from the coding sequence GTGAGTATTTTTGACAAGGCAAAGGAAGCGTTGAACTCTGAGAAGGCCGAGCAGGTCTCTGATCAGGCCCTGGATCGCGCTGAGGCTCTCGCTAAGTCGAAGGCTGGCGCCGAGCATCACGACAAGATTTCAGGAGTCCGGGATTCGATCGACAAGCAGGTCGGTACCGAGTAA
- a CDS encoding prolyl oligopeptidase family serine peptidase: MMDPRIWLEDSTETTFEWVMARTDRTLESYGGSGFDTAKSELFDILSAKDKLDLGTLRGGYIYNFHTDGNNPRGLWRRTTLEDYLSEPVWDVLLDIDALGAAEGESWVFGGANLRRPNFDRALITLKPGGSDANVVREFDLETRSFLDDGYSAPASKGSMSWTENDSVLVARDFGAGSLTDSGYPRSVRLWKRGTSIADAPTILEGEREDIVVSASHDFTPGYERTFAARATDFRNTILYEVDEETLELTEILLPHSAGVGMVKDWAILELRYDWHLDGTTFAAGSLLALPYADALTGPVADRVVTIFAPTPHASLAGLTELQSGIVFTTLDNVRSRVYFAAIDTWEVTELHPDLGEFDSIGVSAVDRERGDDVWVTTTGFLTSTTLLYGSASKDGLDIAQVRSTPERFDASGMVVRQRWAVSADGTRVPYFLVGAREAIDGGAPARCLLDGYGGFEISRTPGYAGTYGKGWLEKGGVYAVANIRGGGEFGPSWHQAALKEGRHRAYADFAAVAADLVATGVTTVDRLAAIGGSNGGLLMGNMYTTYPELFGAIVCRVPLLDMKRFSHLLAGASWMDEYGNPDTDDWEFLQAYSPYHNVSAGGSYPPILVMTSTKDDRVHPGHARKFVALLEECGHDVEYYENIEGGHAGAADAEQSALSLALIFQFLERRLA, from the coding sequence ATGATGGATCCGCGGATATGGCTGGAAGATTCGACTGAAACGACCTTCGAGTGGGTGATGGCGAGGACTGATCGGACGCTCGAATCCTATGGTGGGAGCGGCTTCGACACCGCGAAGTCGGAACTGTTCGACATCCTCTCCGCGAAAGACAAGCTCGATCTGGGCACCCTCCGCGGCGGCTATATCTACAACTTCCACACGGATGGCAACAACCCCCGAGGGCTGTGGCGCCGCACGACCCTCGAGGACTACCTGTCCGAGCCCGTCTGGGACGTCCTCCTCGACATTGATGCGCTGGGGGCGGCCGAGGGAGAGTCATGGGTGTTCGGCGGCGCGAACCTTCGCCGGCCCAACTTCGACAGGGCACTCATCACCCTCAAACCCGGCGGCTCTGATGCGAATGTGGTGCGGGAGTTCGACCTCGAGACACGCTCTTTCCTCGACGACGGATACTCGGCACCCGCCTCGAAGGGTTCCATGTCGTGGACCGAGAACGATTCCGTCCTCGTGGCACGCGACTTCGGGGCCGGTTCCCTCACCGACTCGGGATATCCGCGATCGGTTCGACTATGGAAACGCGGCACGAGCATCGCCGACGCTCCCACTATTCTCGAAGGCGAGCGGGAAGATATCGTCGTCTCCGCATCGCACGACTTCACCCCCGGCTACGAGAGGACCTTTGCCGCACGGGCGACAGACTTCCGCAACACGATCCTCTACGAAGTGGATGAGGAGACTCTCGAGCTGACCGAGATCCTCCTGCCGCACAGCGCGGGCGTCGGCATGGTGAAAGACTGGGCGATCCTCGAGCTGCGATACGACTGGCACCTCGACGGCACAACCTTCGCGGCCGGCTCGCTCCTTGCCCTGCCCTATGCGGATGCTCTCACGGGCCCGGTGGCCGACCGTGTCGTGACGATCTTCGCTCCCACTCCGCACGCTTCCCTGGCGGGCTTGACCGAGCTCCAATCGGGGATCGTCTTCACCACGCTCGACAACGTTCGCAGCCGCGTCTACTTCGCCGCCATCGACACCTGGGAGGTGACAGAGCTCCATCCCGACCTGGGCGAGTTCGATTCGATCGGCGTGAGCGCTGTCGACCGCGAGCGCGGCGACGACGTGTGGGTGACGACGACGGGGTTCCTCACTTCCACGACACTGCTCTATGGTTCCGCGTCGAAGGACGGACTCGATATTGCGCAGGTGCGTTCGACACCGGAACGTTTCGACGCGAGCGGAATGGTCGTACGTCAGCGGTGGGCAGTATCTGCTGACGGAACACGGGTTCCCTACTTCCTTGTCGGCGCGCGGGAGGCGATTGACGGCGGGGCGCCTGCCCGCTGCCTCCTGGACGGATATGGGGGTTTCGAGATCTCCCGCACGCCCGGCTACGCGGGCACCTACGGCAAGGGCTGGCTTGAGAAGGGGGGCGTGTATGCCGTTGCGAACATTCGCGGCGGCGGGGAGTTCGGCCCGTCATGGCATCAGGCCGCTCTCAAGGAGGGGCGTCATCGCGCCTATGCCGATTTCGCGGCCGTTGCGGCTGATCTCGTGGCGACTGGGGTGACGACGGTGGACCGCCTGGCCGCGATCGGCGGTTCGAACGGCGGCCTGCTCATGGGCAACATGTATACGACGTATCCGGAGCTGTTCGGTGCGATTGTGTGCCGGGTTCCGCTGCTCGACATGAAGAGGTTCTCGCATCTCCTTGCGGGGGCGTCCTGGATGGATGAGTACGGCAATCCGGATACTGACGATTGGGAGTTCCTCCAGGCCTATTCCCCGTATCACAACGTATCGGCGGGCGGATCGTATCCCCCGATCCTTGTCATGACGTCGACGAAGGATGATCGCGTCCATCCCGGTCACGCCAGAAAGTTCGTTGCCCTGCTCGAGGAGTGCGGGCACGACGTGGAGTATTACGAGAACATCGAAGGCGGCCATGCCGGTGCTGCGGATGCTGAACAGAGCGCTCTCAGCCTCGCGTTGATCTTCCAGTTCCTCGAACGCCGGCTGGCATGA